The Candidatus Epulonipiscium sp. DNA window TGCTAAACATTGCTCCGGAACTAGTTCGCTGTCAAACCAAATTGGTTGGGGGTGGATTTGGTGGTAAGGAGGATATGAGCGTACAACACCATGCCGCATTAATGGCTTACATCACTAAGAAACCTGTAAAAGTTAAATTCTCAAGACAAGAAAGCCTTAATATCCATACGAAACGACATGCTATGGAGATAGATATTACCACTGCCTGTGACGAAAATGGGATTATTACAGCAACTAAAGCAACTATCATTTCAGATTGCGGTGCCTATGCCAGTTTAGGCGGTCCTGTATTACAAAGAGCCTGTACTCATCTTGGAGGTCCATATAACTTCCAAAATCTAGAGGTGAATGGAATTTGTGTGTATACCAATAATGTTCCCGGTGGGGCTTTTAGAGGATTTGGCGTAACCCAAAGTTGTTTTGCCCAGGAACAAAATATCAATGAGTTAGCTGAAAAGGTAGGTATATCCCCTTGGGAATTTAGATACAAAAATGCAATCCGTCCAGGGCACGAATTACCTAATGGACAAATTGCAGGGGAAGATACAGCCTTTGTGGAGTGTTTAGAAGATGTAAAAGATGTTTTTGAATCTAATCCTTATGCAGGTATAGCAGGGGCTATGAAAAATGCGGGACTTGGAGTAGGGGTTCCGGATGTAGGGCGCAGTAATTTGAAAATAGAGAACGGAAAAGTGCATATTCTCACATCTGCAGCTTGTATCGGTCAGGGAATTGGTAATGTTATGCTTGCTATGGTTTGCGAAAGTACAGGACTAGATCCATCTCTTATCGTTCATGAACTAGCCGACACCTTAACTACCCCCAACTCAGGCACCACCACCGCTTCTCGTCAAACCTTGTTTGCAGGGGAAGCTACAAAAAGAGCTGCAAAGAAGTTAGCCGAGGTTCTAAAGACAAAGACTTTAGAGGAGCTAGAAGGTCAATTATTCGAAGGAGAATATATTGGTGTAACAGATAAAATGGGCTCTGATAAGAAAAACCCAATTAGCCATGTAGCCTATAGCTATGCTGTCCATGTAGCGATTATGGACGAAAATAAAAAAGTAATCAAAGTAGTTGCAGCCCACGATGTTGGCCGTGTAATCAATCCAAAGGCCTGCCAAGGACAAATCGAGGGTGGTGTTGTCATGGGGCTTGGATATGGTGTGAGCGAAAACTTTATTATGGAGGATGGATACGTTAAAACAAAATATGGAACCCTGGGACTTCTAAGGGCAACCCAGGCACCAGAAATAGAAGTGATTATGATTGAGAAAAACAATCCTAAGGGGCTTGCATATGGTGCAAAGGGAATCGGTGAAATCAGTTCTATTCCTACTGCTCCAGCTACAGCTCATGCGGCATACCGTGTGGATGGGCAAAGAAGATTTTCCCTACCTATTAATAAAACGGCATATAAAAAATAAATTATATCTCTTGTCATCCCGAAAGGGAGAAGGTTTTTGTTTCACTCGTGATGACTGATGGGGATACTTAATATAGATGGTACTAACAACAGGGGGTGCAGGATGATAAGCGATGTAAAAAAGGTAGGGATAGGACAGGCAGTTCCATTAGCTCTACAACATGTGGTGGCCATGGTTGTTGGATGTGTAACAGTTCCAACAATCCTTGGAACTGTGGGGGAAATCGGTAGTGACGATTTAGTTATTATGATGCAGGCCTCACTTTTATGTGCGGCCATAGCAATTCTTATTCATGCCTATGGCAGATTTGGGATTGGTTCTAATCTTCCAGTCATTATAGGGAGTGGGTTTGCATTTATTCCTACTCTTACAAGTATAGTAAAGGCAGAGGGAATATCAGGAGTATTAGGGGCACAGTTAGTAGGGGCCTTAGTTGGTATCTTGGTTGGGTTTGGGTTTAAAAAGATAAGGTTTTTATTCCCACCCATCGTGACAGCTTCCGTTGTGCTGACCGTAGGGATATCCCTATATGGTACAGCGGTCAAATATATGTCAGGGGGAGAAAACAGTGAATTTTATGGAACTCCTAAAGCATGGATTGTCGCTCTTATTACCCTGGGTTCTGTCTTGTTTTTTTCACAATTTTGCAAGGGTATTATGAAAGTATCATCTACCCTACTGGGGTTGATTGTCGGATATATTTTAGCCTTTGCCTTAGGGATGGTAGATTTTACAAGGGTAGCCAATGCAGCCTTTATTGCTCTACCTAGACCCTTTCACTTTGGTATGAGCTTTTCATTAGGCGGCATTGTATCCATGATAATCATCTTTGTGATTAACTCCATCCAAGATATCGGTCAATTTGAAGCAACTACTGCAGGAGCCTTTAACCGTAAGGCAACAGATAAAGAATTATCAGGGGGTATCATAGGAAACAATATCTCCAGTGCCCTGGGGGCAATCTTTGGGGGAACTCCCAATGCGACTTGTGGACAAAATGTAGGTATTGTAGTAACGACCAATGTAACAGAAAAAATTGTATTTACAGTGGCGGCAGTAATAATTATGGTAACTGCTCTGATACCAAAGCTGGCAGGAATATTTTTAACCATACCCCTCCCAGTCCTTGGAGGTGCTACAATTACAGTATTTGGAAGTATAGCCATGACAGGAGTTAGAATGCTCTCTAATGCTGGACTAACTCAAAGAAATCTATCCATAGCAGGGCTTTCTGTTGCTCTGGCAGTTGGATTATCTAGAACCCCAGGAGCATTCGAAATGTGTCCCGAAGTGATAAAAATAATCTTTGGGGGAAGCGAAATAGTTATCGTGGCATTGATGGCAATCATATTAAACCTTATTTTACCAAAAGATAAATAATGATATAAGAATCTAATTAATAATATATAGAAAAGAGGAGAATCATGAAAGAAACATTTAAAAGCATATTTTACCCAAGAAAGAACAATGAAAAATTCAACATCGATTTTTTAAACCTTGATGAGGCAAAAAAGGTTCATACGTTCCATGCAAGTTTTCCTGTATATGCTGAAACTCCCTTGGTTGAGCTAAAAAACCTAGCTAAACAAATAGGTGTATCTAATATACATGTAAAAGATGAATCCTTCCGTTTTGGTTTAAATGCATTCAAGGTATTAGGAGGTTCCTATGCCATCGGGCGGCTAATTGCAGACAAAATCGGGGAAGATATAAAAAACCTATCAGCGACAAAAATGGTTTCAAAAGAAGTAAAAGATAAAACAGGAGATATGGTATTTGTTACAGCCACCGATGGCAATCATGGCCGTGGGGTTGCCTGGACTGCAAACCAATTAAGTCAAAAATCCGTAGTCTACATGCCAAAAGGTTCCGCCATAGAAAGATTAAATAATATCCTATTAGAGGGCTCCGATGCCAGTATTATGGATATGAACTACGATGAAGCCGTTCGTCTTGCAGACAAAAATGCTAAAGAAAAAGGCTGGATTGTAATTCAGGATACAGCATGGGAAGGGTATACCGATATCCCTACATGGATTATGCAAGGGTATATGACCTTAGGATATGAAATTGTAAAACAATTAGAAGAAACTAAAAAGGAAGCGCCTACCCATATTTTCTTACAAGCTGGTGTGGGCTCCATGGCGGGTGCAATTTGTGGATTTTTTGCAAACTACTACAAGGGCACTCAGCCAAAAATCATAATCATAGAACCCAATAAGGCAGATTGCATTTATCGTACGGCGGAAGCTTGTGACGACAAACTCCATTTTGGGACAGGTCATATGGATACTATTATGGCAGGACTTGCTTGTGGAGAACCTAATATTATCGGTTGGAATGTACTAAAAGATTATGCGGATGCATTCATTTCTTGCCCAGATTATATAGCAGCGGACGGGATGCGTGTCATGGCAAGCCCCTTAGATGGAGATGAAAAAGTAGTATCCGGGGAAAGCGGTGCAGCTACCTTAGGATGCATATACAATGTTTTAACAGATGATTCTCTTGTAGATATTAAAGGAAAGCTAGGACTTAATGAAGACTCAAGTTTACTCTTTATATCTACAGAAGGGGATACGGATAAAGAAAATTACCAAAATGTTATATGGAATGGAAAGTCTACCCGTTATGAAAGATAAATTTTAGGAGGAATTAAGATGCTTAATATAGATAGGGAAAAAGAACTCATCGAATTAACTAAGAAAATGATACAGGCAAAGAGCTATTCAGGAGAAGAAGGGCAGGCAGCCCAAACCATCGGTGAATTTTGCAAAACCAATGGATTTGACGAAGTAACTTATGATAGATATGGTAATGTTATCGGGGTCATCAGGGGAAATCGTCCAGGGCCTAAGGTATTATTTGATGGACATATTGATACAGTTCCCGTATCCGATCCAAGTAAATGGAAATATGATCCATTCAAAGGTGAAATAGTAGAGGGTAAACTCTATGGCCGTGGTACTTCTGACATGAAGGGAGCAGTTTCAGCCTTTACGGCAGCGGCAAAATATTTTGCAGAAGATACAAGACGGGACTTTGGTGGAGAAATTCTGATTGCGGGAGTTGTCCATGAAGAATGTTTCGAAGGGGTAGCAGCTAGAGAAATCTCTAAGAATTTTAAACCAGACTATGTCATCATCGGGGAAGCAAGTCAACTCAATGTAAAAATTGGTCAAAGAGGCCGCGGTGAAATTGTAGTTGAAACTTTTGGCAAACCAGCACACTCTGCAAATCCTGAAAAAGGTATAAATGCCGTTTATAAAATGAATAAAGTTATTGATGCCATAAGAACCCTAGTACCAACAGAACATCCTGTATTAGGAAAAGGGATTTTAGAGCTTACAGATATTAAATCCGCCCCATATCCCGGCGCCTCCGTGGTTCCCGAATACTGCCGTGCAACCTATGATCGCCGTTTATTAGTCGGGGAAACCAAAGAATCCGTACTTAAGCCTATAAAAGAGTTATTAGACAAATTAATGGCGGAGGATAAAGCATTAAAAGTAAAAGTATCCTATGCGGTGGGAGAAGAAATCTGTTATACAGGAAACAAAATAGAAGGAGAGCGTTTCTTCCCAGGATGGCTATATGATAAGGATGAACCATGGGTTCAAGCAGTGCTAACAAAATTAAAGAATGCAGGATTTAATCCTGAGATTACCCAGTACAATTTCTGTACCAACGGCTCCCATTATGCAGGAGAAGCTGGTATTAAGACATTAGGTATTGGACCTTCCTTAGAAAGTCTAGCCCATACTGTAGATGAATATATAGAAATAGAACAGCTTACAAAAGTTTGTCAGTGCTACTACGGCGTTATGAAGGCATTATTAATCTAACCAGGGATATTTCCTTTGATTGAAAGAGGGATTGTATGAAAACTTTAATTAAAAATGGAATTATTGTTGATGGAAGCGGACAGCCATCATATACTGCAGACTTATTAATAAAAGATGATAAAATAGAAAAAATCGGATTCATCAATGATATAAATGCAGATAGGGTGATTAATGCCCAGGGCCTTGTAATAGCCCCGGGATTCATTGACACCCATTCCCACAGTGACTTAGATGTAATACTCCGTCCAAAGGTCATGCCGAAAATAATGCAGGGCATCACCACAGAATTTTTAGGACAAGATGGGGTCTCTATGGCACCTCTCCCCCTAAAATATATTTCAGACTGGCGTAAAAATATTGCAGGACTTGATGGAGTTAGTGATGAAATCGATTGGACCTATGGGACAACCGATAACTATCTAAAGATGATAGAAAAAGCTCAACCAGGGGTTAATCAATGCTATCTGGTTCCCCATGGAAATATCCGTATGGAAGCCATGGGTCTAGATAATCGCCAGCCCACCGATGGAGAAATCGAAAGAATGAGAAAAATAACCCATAGAGAGATGGAAGCTGGGGCCTTTGGATTGTCCACAGGACTTATCTATATTCCCTGTGCCTATTCAGAGAGCAAAGAAATCATAGAAATGTGTAAAATTGTTGCTGAGTACGATGGCGTATTCGTTATTCATCAAAGAAGCGAAGCAGATACCATTGTTGATTCTATGAAGGAAGTCATCGAGATAGGCAGGAAGTCGGGAGTAAGAGTCCACTGGTCCCACTTTAAAGTAGCTGGAAAGAAGAATTGGGGTAAAATAGAAGTTGTATTAGAACTTCTAGAACAAGCCAAGTCGGAAGGCATCACCGTAAGCTTTGACCAATACCCCTACGTTGCAGGTAGCACTATGCTAGGGGCAATCCTTCCTCCATGGGTTCATGATGGAGGTACCAATAAAGTCATCCAACGGCTAAGAGATCCCGAAATGCGTAAAAAAATGCGCTATGACATGGAGAACGGTATCCATGGCTGGGATAATTTCGTAGACTTTGCGGGGTTTGAAAATATCTTTGTTACTAGCGTTATCACAGAAAAGAACAAAGATGCCGTTGGCTTAAGTATTACCCAGTTGGCAGAACTTCGCAACCTAGACCCTTATACCGCAGTATTCGACCTTTTGATGGAAGAAGAAAATGCAGTCGGCATGGTGGATTTCTACGGATTAGAAGACCATGTAAAATTATTTATGGCTCGTCCAGAAATGAATGCCTGCACCGATGGGCTATTAGCTCCTGGCAAGCCCCATCCAAGACTTTACGGTAGCTTCCCAAGAATATTAGGAAAATATGTACGTGAAGAAAAAGTAATCACCCTAGAAGAGGCAGTTAAAAAGCTTACATTTAAGGCAGCTGATGCTATGAACCTGAAAGATAGGGGCCTGTTAAAGAAAGGATACTTCGCAGATATCACAATATTTAACCCAGACACAATCAACGATAAGGGTACCTTTATCAATCCGATACAATATCCAGTAGGCATAGAATATGTTCTTGTAAATGGAAAAGTAGCAGTAGAATATGGAAAACATACAGAAATCCTAAACGGCAAAGTAATCCGAAATAAAAAATAAAGGTACCAGGCAATGCAATTGTACAAAAAAAGAATGGTTTTAACCATTCTTTTTTTATTTCTTCATTTCAATATTTCTTAGGGTTTTCACTTTTTAAAAGTAGGGATTTAATTTAGTTGGGGATAGATTGGCCACTGCCTTATAAGAAAAAATCCCAAATTAGTTTCAAGACATAAGCAGCCTTTTTATATAATCTTATCTTTGTTCCTAGGTTTATAGAAAAGTCGAATAGCAGATGTTATAATTGTTCCAATTAAGGAAAAAAATAAAAGTCCTAACTTGAGCATAACTTGGGCAAAATTAACAGATGGAACCTTAGTCAAAAATATGGATATTAATAGTAAAACAAAAAATAAATAATCAAGGGTTTTGATAAAAACAAATGTTTTACTTTTGATTTTTGTCTTTTTGCTTTCCATTGTATAATCGAAAGAAGTACTTTTCTTTTTGGACTTTCTGGATAAATTGTATGCCTGATACTTGAGGGAGGCTTTAATAGCTCCAGAATAGGTAAAAGAATAATAATTTTCTTCAGAATTATAATAAAGCAGATTATTCTTTACCCAAAAATCATAGGACATTTTAGAGGCTTCCCTGGTAGATTCTTGTATGCTTTTTGAATAATCGGAGTCATCCAAATACTTGGTTTGCATCATTTCCTTAACTTTAGTAATATGTTCTTCTATTAAATGCTCTATATCATTTATATCTTCACAGATAAAAATAGTAGTATTTTCATAAGGGAATAGCATGGGCTCATTTTGAGTTTTTGAAAGCACTCTTGTGTTATCTGTAAATTTTGTTAATATATCAAAAGAATATTTTTCAGTTTTTGTTGCTATTTCCTTGTTTTGAATCTGTTGAGTGCTTGTGGCATATGAATAGTAAATATTAGCAAAAGCACATACTTCTTTATTGATGAACCTTCTAAAATAAATTATTTGATTTTGATTTTTAATAGTTGCTTTGTAATCGTTTTCAAATACAAAGCCTTTGGAATGAAGTTTAATTTCTATAGCCTTAATTAAATTTTGATTAATTTCTGGTACTAAGTTAAAATCATGGGGTTCTACCTCGTTAGAGATATAAAATTTTTGTTTTTTAATATTAGATATAATTATAAACTGTACTAATACAAAGGCAAATGCAATAACACAAACAACCATACTAATTATTTTTAAAAATAAACAAGAAACAACTGGCATATAATCACTCCTAAATGTTTTTTATAAAAAATTATTATTCTATTAACATAATTATAACTAAAACTAGACAATTTTCAATGTTTAATATAGTGTGATAAGTATATAAACTTATAAGGAGGAAAAATTATGTGGTTTATATTTGCATTATTATCAGCAGTGTTTGCTGCCCTTACATCCATACTAGCTAAAATAGGGATTGAAGATATAAATTCCAATTTAGCAACTGCAATACGGACAGTAGTTGTTCTAGTTATGGCATGGGGTATGGTATTTATTACAGGAGTACAGAATCAAATAGTTAATATTAGCCAAAAGAGTTGGATGTTTTTGACACTATCAGGAGTTGCTACAGGGTTATCTTGGCTTTTTTATTATAAAGCACTCCAAATAGGAGAAGCCTCGAAGGTCGTACCGGTGGATAAATTTAGTGTTGTTATTACAATGATACTTGCATTTATAATATTAAAGGAACCAGCTACTACGAAAACAATTCTTGGAGGTATCTTTATTGCAATCGGAACATTTGTAATGATTTTATAATTATGGTATATAATAAGGGATATCCGATGAAAAGGCTAGAATGATAAAGATATCAAAGCAATAGAAGTACTATTTTTACTATTGTCACATACCCCTCGGGGGTATATAATATATAAGATACTATGAATTATTGAGGCGGTAAAATCCTTATGATTTGTATAAACTTATTAGATTTTAATGATGAATTTATACAAAAAATAATACTAAATCAAGAGGAGGGCATATTATGGGAAAAAAAATATTGATTGTCGGTGGAGTAGCCGGTGGAGCTTCGGTTGCTGCAAGAGTTAGAAGAATTGACGAATCCGCACAGGTTATTATGTTTGAAAAGGGCCCAGATGTTTCATTTTCTAACTGCTCTTTACCATTTTATCTCAGTGGAATGATAGAAAAAAGTGAAAGTTTGGTACTAATGCGTCCTGAACAATTTAAAAAACAGTATAATATTGAGGCTCGGGTCAATAGTGAAGTGGTAAAAATAAATCGTCAAGACAAAAAAATAGTAGTAAAAAATTTAGTAACTGGGGAAGAGTATGAAGAATTCTACGATAAATTGGTACTATCTCCCGGAGCTAGTCCTATACGTCCTAGAACTATCGAAGGTATATATTCTCCCCATGTATTTACCGTAAGAAATGTGGTAGACATTAAAAAGCTCAAGGATTATTTGACCGTTAATAATATACAAGATATTGCTATTATTGGTGGTGGATTCATAGGGGTAGAGGTGGCAGAAAATTTACGACTAGCAGGGAAAAATATTAGCTTAATAGAAGCACAAGCACAAATAATGAATCCATTTGATTATGATATGGTTCAAATACTTCATAAGGAAATGATGGATCAAGGAGTGCAGCTCATATTAAATGATGGAGTTCGGAAAATCAATTCAGATTCAGTAGAACTAAATTCTGGAAAGGAAGTAGGGGCAAAGGCTGTAGTACTGGCAATTGGGGTTGCTCCCGAAGTTGGATTGGCAAAAGATGCAGGACTTGAAATAGGTGAAACCGGGGGAATTAAGGTAGACCATAATTATCTGACTAATGATAAAGATATATATGCTGTAGGAGATGCTATAGAGGTCTACAACCGTTTGACCCATAGGAAAACAAGACTTACTCTTGCAGGCCCTGCCCAAAGACAAGCTAGGGCAGCGGCTGACCATATGTATAATATTCCCCATAGGAACAACGGAGTAATAGGATCTTCTGTAGTTCAAGTATTTGATTTAAAAGCAGCATCTACAGGACTAAATGAAAAGACCGCTAAGGAAGCAGGAATAGCTTATGATTTCGTATATATCATGCCAAGTGATAAGGTAGGGCTAATGCCTGCTAGCAGCCCAATGCATTTTAAGTTGATTTACGAGTACCCAACGGGTAAAATCCTTGGGGCCCAAGCTATAGGAAAGGGTAATGTGGACAAGAGAATAGATGTCATTGCAACCATGATTTTAATGGGTGGTACCTTAGAAGATTTGAAAGAATTAGAGCTGGCATATGCCCCGTTATTTGGTACTGCTAAAGATGTAATCAATTATGCAGCTTTAGTAGGATTAAATGTATTAAATGAACAATTTAGGCAAGTACCAGTAACTAAGGTTAGGGAACTAGTAAAAAATGATGCCTTTATAATAGATGTAAGGGAAAAAGGGGAATTTGAAAGAGGGCACATTAGGAATGCGATTAATATTCCTTTAAGCGAAATAAGAGATAGAGTAGATGAAATTCCAAAGGAGAAGCCGGTATATCTTCATTGCCGTTCTTCCCAAAGGAGCTATAATGCAATAATGGCCTTACAAAGCATGGGGTATGATAACTTATACAACATATCCGGTTCTTATCTGGGAATCTGCCATTATGAGTATTTTCAAGACAAAGTAACAGGGAGAGAAAAAATAGTTACAGAATACAATTTTAAATAAGGTAGAGGTATTTGGGAGGTGACATAATGTTTGATTTTTTCAATAGAGAGGTAACACCTTCTATAAATGTAAACGATATAAATAATTTGAAAGAGAAAATCAACTTGATAGATATTAGGGAATCCTATGAATATCAAAGTGGTCATCTGCCAAAGGCTAAAAATATACCTATGGGTGCATTATTGGCAGAAGTAGAAAAATACTTTGATAAGTCACAGAAATATTATATCATTTGTCAGACCGGCGGGAGAAGCTTAAGAACCTGCCAAACTTTGAAGAAAAAAGGTTTTGATGTGATTAATGTCCTTGGGGGTACTGGCGGATACAAAGAAAAATTAAAATAAATAGTATACGATACGTCCCAATTATTCATAGTTTAATATAGCAAGGGTTACCGGTTAGTATAGTTTATCCTAGCCGGATTTTTTATATGGATTTTAAGATAGGATAAGGATTTATCAGAATAAAATCATATACAGTAAAAGGTTTGAGATAAATATTAAGTCTTGACAAAATAGATGGAGATATTTATAATTTAACTAGTAAATTAGTAAATTACTAAATTAAAACGGAGGTAATAAAATGAAAATACCGACTACATTAAAACATAAACCTGTTATTGTATCTGAAAATTATGGAAATGTCGATGGTAGATATGCTTATAAAACTGATGCCAAGGGACTTTCTCTGGGCCTAGCTCAATGGAACGATAGAGGAAAGGTAGATATTTCAGCTAAAGTGTGGAGGCATACTGGAGGAAAGTGGTCAAGGCAATCGGAAGAAATGCCCCTTCATAGGGTCCTCGATCTAGCAATACTTGTTTGCAGAACACAACTGTATTTTAAGGAAGCATATAGATACGAGAAATTATATAATCCCGAAAGTCCTACAATAGATAGGGTAGGTTTACAGGGGGATGCCATGAATGTGGATGTATGTACGGATAATGAAAAAATAGATGAAGATATAAAATTGTTTAGTCAAGTACTTAGTGATGATGGGGAACTCATTGGGGAACGACTAAGAACCCTATCAAGAATACTAAAGGAAATGGGATACTGATTACAGGGTTAGTATTTT harbors:
- the dpaL gene encoding diaminopropionate ammonia-lyase; the encoded protein is MKETFKSIFYPRKNNEKFNIDFLNLDEAKKVHTFHASFPVYAETPLVELKNLAKQIGVSNIHVKDESFRFGLNAFKVLGGSYAIGRLIADKIGEDIKNLSATKMVSKEVKDKTGDMVFVTATDGNHGRGVAWTANQLSQKSVVYMPKGSAIERLNNILLEGSDASIMDMNYDEAVRLADKNAKEKGWIVIQDTAWEGYTDIPTWIMQGYMTLGYEIVKQLEETKKEAPTHIFLQAGVGSMAGAICGFFANYYKGTQPKIIIIEPNKADCIYRTAEACDDKLHFGTGHMDTIMAGLACGEPNIIGWNVLKDYADAFISCPDYIAADGMRVMASPLDGDEKVVSGESGAATLGCIYNVLTDDSLVDIKGKLGLNEDSSLLFISTEGDTDKENYQNVIWNGKSTRYER
- a CDS encoding FAD-dependent oxidoreductase; this encodes MGKKILIVGGVAGGASVAARVRRIDESAQVIMFEKGPDVSFSNCSLPFYLSGMIEKSESLVLMRPEQFKKQYNIEARVNSEVVKINRQDKKIVVKNLVTGEEYEEFYDKLVLSPGASPIRPRTIEGIYSPHVFTVRNVVDIKKLKDYLTVNNIQDIAIIGGGFIGVEVAENLRLAGKNISLIEAQAQIMNPFDYDMVQILHKEMMDQGVQLILNDGVRKINSDSVELNSGKEVGAKAVVLAIGVAPEVGLAKDAGLEIGETGGIKVDHNYLTNDKDIYAVGDAIEVYNRLTHRKTRLTLAGPAQRQARAAADHMYNIPHRNNGVIGSSVVQVFDLKAASTGLNEKTAKEAGIAYDFVYIMPSDKVGLMPASSPMHFKLIYEYPTGKILGAQAIGKGNVDKRIDVIATMILMGGTLEDLKELELAYAPLFGTAKDVINYAALVGLNVLNEQFRQVPVTKVRELVKNDAFIIDVREKGEFERGHIRNAINIPLSEIRDRVDEIPKEKPVYLHCRSSQRSYNAIMALQSMGYDNLYNISGSYLGICHYEYFQDKVTGREKIVTEYNFK
- a CDS encoding D-aminoacylase, with protein sequence MKTLIKNGIIVDGSGQPSYTADLLIKDDKIEKIGFINDINADRVINAQGLVIAPGFIDTHSHSDLDVILRPKVMPKIMQGITTEFLGQDGVSMAPLPLKYISDWRKNIAGLDGVSDEIDWTYGTTDNYLKMIEKAQPGVNQCYLVPHGNIRMEAMGLDNRQPTDGEIERMRKITHREMEAGAFGLSTGLIYIPCAYSESKEIIEMCKIVAEYDGVFVIHQRSEADTIVDSMKEVIEIGRKSGVRVHWSHFKVAGKKNWGKIEVVLELLEQAKSEGITVSFDQYPYVAGSTMLGAILPPWVHDGGTNKVIQRLRDPEMRKKMRYDMENGIHGWDNFVDFAGFENIFVTSVITEKNKDAVGLSITQLAELRNLDPYTAVFDLLMEEENAVGMVDFYGLEDHVKLFMARPEMNACTDGLLAPGKPHPRLYGSFPRILGKYVREEKVITLEEAVKKLTFKAADAMNLKDRGLLKKGYFADITIFNPDTINDKGTFINPIQYPVGIEYVLVNGKVAVEYGKHTEILNGKVIRNKK
- a CDS encoding purine/pyrimidine permease, with amino-acid sequence MISDVKKVGIGQAVPLALQHVVAMVVGCVTVPTILGTVGEIGSDDLVIMMQASLLCAAIAILIHAYGRFGIGSNLPVIIGSGFAFIPTLTSIVKAEGISGVLGAQLVGALVGILVGFGFKKIRFLFPPIVTASVVLTVGISLYGTAVKYMSGGENSEFYGTPKAWIVALITLGSVLFFSQFCKGIMKVSSTLLGLIVGYILAFALGMVDFTRVANAAFIALPRPFHFGMSFSLGGIVSMIIIFVINSIQDIGQFEATTAGAFNRKATDKELSGGIIGNNISSALGAIFGGTPNATCGQNVGIVVTTNVTEKIVFTVAAVIIMVTALIPKLAGIFLTIPLPVLGGATITVFGSIAMTGVRMLSNAGLTQRNLSIAGLSVALAVGLSRTPGAFEMCPEVIKIIFGGSEIVIVALMAIILNLILPKDK
- a CDS encoding EamA family transporter produces the protein MWFIFALLSAVFAALTSILAKIGIEDINSNLATAIRTVVVLVMAWGMVFITGVQNQIVNISQKSWMFLTLSGVATGLSWLFYYKALQIGEASKVVPVDKFSVVITMILAFIILKEPATTKTILGGIFIAIGTFVMIL
- a CDS encoding YgeY family selenium metabolism-linked hydrolase; this translates as MLNIDREKELIELTKKMIQAKSYSGEEGQAAQTIGEFCKTNGFDEVTYDRYGNVIGVIRGNRPGPKVLFDGHIDTVPVSDPSKWKYDPFKGEIVEGKLYGRGTSDMKGAVSAFTAAAKYFAEDTRRDFGGEILIAGVVHEECFEGVAAREISKNFKPDYVIIGEASQLNVKIGQRGRGEIVVETFGKPAHSANPEKGINAVYKMNKVIDAIRTLVPTEHPVLGKGILELTDIKSAPYPGASVVPEYCRATYDRRLLVGETKESVLKPIKELLDKLMAEDKALKVKVSYAVGEEICYTGNKIEGERFFPGWLYDKDEPWVQAVLTKLKNAGFNPEITQYNFCTNGSHYAGEAGIKTLGIGPSLESLAHTVDEYIEIEQLTKVCQCYYGVMKALLI
- a CDS encoding rhodanese-like domain-containing protein is translated as MFDFFNREVTPSINVNDINNLKEKINLIDIRESYEYQSGHLPKAKNIPMGALLAEVEKYFDKSQKYYIICQTGGRSLRTCQTLKKKGFDVINVLGGTGGYKEKLK
- the xdh gene encoding selenium-dependent xanthine dehydrogenase, which translates into the protein MYNIKVNGKEYQREEDKKLLDFLRYDLGLTSAKDGCSEGACGTCTVIVDGKKAKACIFTLSKLDGKSVTTVEGLNDREKNVYAYAFGDTGAVQCGFCIPGMVISAKALLDTNLEPTKEDVKKAIIGNICRCTGYTKIEDAILLSAKMFRENLPIPEERGNGKVGEHLGRIDAKEKVLGTGKYVDDITVEGMIYAKALRSRYPRAIVKDIRLDKALAHQDCVRILTAQDVPFNKTGHIVPDWDVLIAKGDTTRYIGDAIVLVASTKRETLDEILALVEVDYEELIPLTNPQEAMKEDAPRLHSKGNILAKERITRGNAEEVIKNSKYVVTNHYSVPMTDHAFMEPECAIGIPDGDGVLMYTASQSVYDEQREIARMLNIAPELVRCQTKLVGGGFGGKEDMSVQHHAALMAYITKKPVKVKFSRQESLNIHTKRHAMEIDITTACDENGIITATKATIISDCGAYASLGGPVLQRACTHLGGPYNFQNLEVNGICVYTNNVPGGAFRGFGVTQSCFAQEQNINELAEKVGISPWEFRYKNAIRPGHELPNGQIAGEDTAFVECLEDVKDVFESNPYAGIAGAMKNAGLGVGVPDVGRSNLKIENGKVHILTSAACIGQGIGNVMLAMVCESTGLDPSLIVHELADTLTTPNSGTTTASRQTLFAGEATKRAAKKLAEVLKTKTLEELEGQLFEGEYIGVTDKMGSDKKNPISHVAYSYAVHVAIMDENKKVIKVVAAHDVGRVINPKACQGQIEGGVVMGLGYGVSENFIMEDGYVKTKYGTLGLLRATQAPEIEVIMIEKNNPKGLAYGAKGIGEISSIPTAPATAHAAYRVDGQRRFSLPINKTAYKK